Proteins from a single region of Manduca sexta isolate Smith_Timp_Sample1 unplaced genomic scaffold, JHU_Msex_v1.0 HiC_scaffold_2347, whole genome shotgun sequence:
- the LOC115452525 gene encoding LOW QUALITY PROTEIN: zinc finger protein OZF (The sequence of the model RefSeq protein was modified relative to this genomic sequence to represent the inferred CDS: inserted 1 base in 1 codon), with translation MDKCGICLKPAVQLFETGKDGVYACFKCQPLVPEVSIGENSCDQPEAHSSNSEEESGEPSLYCGVCHKSFQKNVQLQNHLAEXTVRRRFVCTYCNKAFSQSNNLRAHLRIHTNERPFKCSECGKAFTQVTNLNNHVRLHTGERPFVCPEPGCDKAYAQVTNLNQHRKRHLNGRPVETTYDCTVCGEQFQQRNHMYNHRREAHVDVKVVARHPNQRRACPVCELTFPNERSLQQHVVVHVAAGDTSHDQPEDTKRVYPCVFSTCNSQFPSPREHTEHLLRAHQLRVLHAARTTHHEPPPRRGRPPKILKEDPLEPKENMQYHEVTIIKQSQSQYLPKLKVQSLFQ, from the exons ATGGATAAGTGTGGAATATGCCTAAAACCTGCAGTT CAGCTGTTTGAAACGGGCAAGGATGGTGTGTATGCATGCTTCAAATGTCAGCCATTGGTGCCAGAGGTGTCCATTGGGGAGAACAGCTGTGACCAGCCAGAAGCGCACTCCTCCAACAGTGAAGAG GAGAGTGGTGAGCCCTCATTGTACTGTGGTGTATGCCACAAATCATTCCAGAAAAATGTTCAGCTGCAGAACCACTTGGCGG TCACCGTGCGGCGGCGCTTTGTCTGCACCTACTGCAATAAAG catTTTCTCAATCTAACAACTTGAGAGCTCATCTCCGCATTCACACCAATGAGAGGCCATTCAAGTGCTCCGAATGTGGAAAAGCTTTTACACAG gtgACCAATTTGAACAACCATGTTCGTCTTCATACTGGCGAGAGACCCTTCGTATGCCCCGAGCCGGGTTGTGACAAGGCGTATGCTCAG GTGACGAATCTGAACCAGCATCGCAAGCGGCATCTGAACGGACGCCCCGTGGAGACCACGTACGACTGTACCGTCTGCGGAGAGCAGTTCCAGCAGCGGAACCATATGTACAATCATag ACGCGAAGCGCACGTGGACGTGAAGGTGGTGGCGCGCCATCCGAACCAGCGGCGCGCGTGTCCGGTGTGCGAGCTCACCTTCCCCAACGAGCGCTCGCTGCAGCAGCACGTGGTGGTGCACGTGGCCGCCGGGGACACCAGCCATGACCAACCGGAGGATACCA AGCGCGTGTACCCGTGCGTGTTCTCGACGTGCAACAGCCAGTTCCCGTCGCCGCGCGAGCACACGGAGCACCTGCTGCGCGCGCACCAGCTGCGCGTGCTGCACGCCGCGCGCACCACGCACCAcgagccgccgccgcgccgcggcCGCCCGCCCAAG ATATTGAAGGAAGATCCATTGGAGCCGAAGGAGAACATGCAGTATCATGAG GTGACGATCATCAAGCAGTCGCAGTCCCAGTACTTGCCCAAGTTGAAAGTGCAGAGTTTGTTCCAGTGA